Proteins from a genomic interval of Paenibacillus sp. RC334:
- a CDS encoding TetR/AcrR family transcriptional regulator: protein MNHVDKKQQTKEKILHAALEFIKKEGFEAVTIRKIADLSTTNISLVNYYFGSKENLLSEAIEVILTGFQHTFSILDDTAIPPQDRLKQFLFDYLQVIRQYPELLSRVIVMGSTPFTSQQEYGRFLNMMGFPKVQSTIKELTGEQRPERLLAMMLQIFGAIFLPALMSPILESGAAVEMPSIEEQLNLLFDRYFDK from the coding sequence ATGAATCACGTAGACAAAAAACAGCAAACCAAAGAAAAAATATTACACGCTGCGCTTGAATTCATTAAAAAGGAAGGTTTCGAGGCCGTTACAATCAGGAAAATTGCCGACCTGTCGACCACCAATATTTCTCTGGTTAATTACTATTTTGGCTCTAAGGAAAATCTGCTCAGTGAAGCCATTGAAGTGATATTGACTGGCTTTCAGCACACTTTTTCTATTTTGGACGATACAGCAATCCCACCCCAAGATCGACTGAAACAATTTTTGTTTGATTATTTACAGGTCATTCGGCAATACCCGGAGCTGCTCTCACGAGTCATTGTCATGGGCAGCACGCCCTTCACATCCCAACAGGAATACGGAAGGTTTTTAAACATGATGGGATTCCCCAAAGTGCAAAGTACGATCAAGGAGCTGACAGGTGAGCAACGGCCAGAGCGATTGTTAGCAATGATGCTGCAAATATTTGGGGCTATTTTTCTTCCCGCATTGATGAGCCCGATTCTTGAATCCGGAGCGGCTGTGGAAATGCCTTCAATCGAGGAACAATTAAACCTGTTGTTTGATAGATATTTTGATAAATGA
- a CDS encoding aminopeptidase has translation MSSFEALLEQYAELVVKVGVNIQPGQVFLVTAPLETVEFTRLIVNKAYEAGAKYVQVEFEDDQITRSRFEHGDEASFDYYPAWKAEMLEKLAEEGGATLTIKVPNPDLYQGIDPQKVSRATKAAVTAREGFSQYTRNHKISWCLIKAPTKAWADKVFADVAEEDRIRVMWETIFQMNRVDGSDPVQNWQNHLKNLEQLQDKLNHKKYKSLHYRAPGTDLKIELADGHIWRSGGAENERGDYFVANMPTEEVFTMPKRTGVNGYVTSTMPLNLNGQLVDRITFTFKDGKVTKYTAESGEQHLTHLLATDEGASYLGEVALVPHDSPISNLNRIFYNTGIDENASCHLALGSAYPFNLEKGTQMNREELLQNGANVSLTHVDFMIGSAELDIDGELQDGSTEAVFRKGNWAI, from the coding sequence ATGAGTTCATTTGAAGCATTGCTGGAGCAATATGCAGAACTGGTCGTAAAAGTAGGTGTCAACATCCAGCCCGGACAGGTGTTTTTGGTCACTGCACCACTGGAAACCGTGGAATTTACGCGGCTGATTGTTAACAAAGCCTATGAAGCAGGAGCCAAATATGTGCAGGTGGAGTTCGAGGACGATCAGATTACGCGCAGCCGTTTTGAGCATGGTGACGAAGCCAGCTTTGATTACTACCCGGCCTGGAAGGCAGAAATGCTGGAAAAACTCGCCGAGGAGGGTGGAGCCACGCTAACAATCAAGGTGCCGAACCCGGATCTGTATCAAGGCATTGATCCGCAAAAAGTATCGCGTGCAACGAAGGCGGCGGTAACGGCGAGAGAAGGCTTTTCCCAATATACCCGAAATCATAAAATCAGCTGGTGTCTGATCAAAGCACCCACGAAGGCTTGGGCGGATAAAGTGTTTGCTGATGTGGCGGAAGAGGACCGTATTCGTGTCATGTGGGAAACGATTTTCCAAATGAACCGTGTGGATGGCTCCGATCCCGTTCAGAATTGGCAGAATCATCTGAAAAACCTCGAACAGCTGCAAGACAAGCTGAATCATAAAAAGTATAAAAGCCTGCACTACCGCGCGCCCGGAACAGATTTAAAAATCGAACTGGCCGACGGACATATTTGGCGCAGCGGTGGTGCTGAAAACGAGCGTGGAGACTACTTTGTGGCGAATATGCCGACAGAAGAAGTATTCACAATGCCTAAACGTACAGGTGTAAATGGTTATGTCACCAGCACGATGCCGTTAAATTTGAACGGACAGCTGGTGGATCGCATCACATTTACCTTTAAGGATGGCAAAGTTACCAAATATACAGCGGAATCCGGCGAGCAACATCTGACTCATTTACTGGCTACGGATGAAGGGGCCAGCTATTTGGGTGAAGTCGCGCTGGTGCCGCACGATTCGCCGATTTCCAATCTCAATCGCATCTTTTACAATACAGGGATTGATGAAAATGCCTCCTGTCACTTGGCGCTCGGCAGTGCGTATCCGTTTAACCTCGAAAAAGGAACACAAATGAACCGGGAAGAGCTGCTCCAGAACGGTGCCAATGTCAGCCTGACCCATGTTGACTTTATGATCGGCTCGGCTGAGCTGGATATTGACGGCGAGCTGCAGGACGGAAGTACAGAGGCTGTGTTCCGCAAAGGAAATTGGGCGATTTAA